From Clostridium sp. SY8519:
CCTTTACCTGTCGTACCACCTGAAACAGCCGGGGCCGTCCGGGTATGCCCCAGGCTTTCAGTGACGGCGATACGGCCAGACAGATGGTCTTCTCCGTCCGCGCGGGATCCGCCACTACCAGATTGGCCGTCAGCGGATTCAGCTGGCGCTCCACACATTCCACTGAAGCATAGAACGACTTCAGATCAATACAGAGATATGTTCTGCTCACAATATACGCCTCCCGGGGTCTGTATGCCGCCGGAGCCGCTGCGCCTCCTGCCGCAGGCTCTCCGGTATTTCCACAGACAGATGTTCTGCCTCACCTGCCTTCTGTCCCCTATTATAGAAGAACATATGTTCTCTTTTCAAGCTTTTCTGTGAAACAGCATAAAAAAAGAATACTGTTTTTTTACAGTACTCCTTTCACAAAAATCTCAATTCCGATAAACAGAAGGATACATCCGCCCAGGACAGACGCTTTTCCGGACAGCCGTGTACCGAAAATCCGACCCACAGATACACCGCCGACACAGATCACAAAAGTCACCGCCGCAATGATCAGAGACGCGGTCAGCGCCTCCCACCCGCCGTAACCGGCAATCGTAAATCCGACCGAAAGCGCATCGATGGAAGTGGCCACTCCCTGCAGAAGCAGCACTCCTGCCGTCAGCTTCCGGCTGACCGTCTCTCCTTCTTCCCGGCCGGCACGGATGCCGTCTGCCAGCATCTTTCCGCCGATTCCGGCCAGAAGGAGCAGCGCGATCCATGGAATAAATTTCTGAAACATCTGAAAATAAGCGGCAATCGTATGCACGCAGAACCAGCCGATCATCGGCATCAGAAACTGAAATCCGGCAAAGGTTCCTGCTATGACGCACTGTGTCCGCCGGCGCATCTTCGGCTGATGCAGTCCATTGGCCGCAGATACGGAAAAGGCGTCCATGGCAAGTCCCACGCCCAGTACGGCGCTGTTGATCAGAAATACTTCATCCATCTGTCCTTTGTTCCCCCGATCCTGTCATTGAATTCTGATTATAGAATCCGGCAAACCCCTTAGTCAAGGCTGACTGCAGGCGCCGGCGCCTCCCTCCTCCCGGACACGCCGTATGCTTCTCCAAGGGGTTCGCCATATGCTTCTGCTTGTGCATCCCGCCGGATTCTTCTATAATTAAGAAACAGAAATGGAAAGAACGAAACGAGGAGAGCATATACATTGGAAAATCGAACTTATGAAGAATGGATGAATCCGGGACACACAGACGAAATCCGAATCAAAAGCATCCGGATCGGCGACTGCATGGAATACGGCATCGGCTTCGGCCCGGATGCCGCCGAAATGAAAGTGGATGTGCAGGGGCGCAGCTATTACATCGGCTTAAGTGTCTACGCCCTGTCCGTCACCTTCACCATCTGTCCGGATGAAAGCCAGATCCGGATCCTGTGCGGCGCGGACGACAGCGAAGATCCGATTCAGGAACTGAAAGACAAGGGCGGCTACCTCTTTTTTATCCGCCGTTTTGCAGATTATCACGCGCTGGAATCCTTCAGTTTTTTCCCTGCTTTCCA
This genomic window contains:
- a CDS encoding manganese efflux pump is translated as MDEVFLINSAVLGVGLAMDAFSVSAANGLHQPKMRRRTQCVIAGTFAGFQFLMPMIGWFCVHTIAAYFQMFQKFIPWIALLLLAGIGGKMLADGIRAGREEGETVSRKLTAGVLLLQGVATSIDALSVGFTIAGYGGWEALTASLIIAAVTFVICVGGVSVGRIFGTRLSGKASVLGGCILLFIGIEIFVKGVL